One window of Camelina sativa cultivar DH55 chromosome 4, Cs, whole genome shotgun sequence genomic DNA carries:
- the LOC104782198 gene encoding protein FAR-RED ELONGATED HYPOCOTYL 1-like isoform X2, whose translation MPEVELVNNNEKPSEISRFHHMIISSSKNALKMETVEEVSKKRKFQTDQTELSLLPLSKHVCLANVACSDNTNGGSEIDTEYSMSYVNSTTSMDCNNDEAEMKEESSGSCRGEEKMTCLESHLDFIYGTQKLEDYSEKDIENILYLDDEGEEVYEAKGCSNAAKFVLSSGRWPVNQDSTLHDTKKPTIDQEFEQYFSTLML comes from the exons ATGCCTGAAGTGGAACTAGTTAACAACAACGAGAAGCCATCTGAGATTAGCAG GTTCCATCACATGATCATCAGTAGTAGTAAAAATGCGTTGAAAATGGAAACAGTTGAAGAAGTGAGCAAGAAGAGGAAATTTCAGACAGATCAAACTGAGTTATCATTGTTGCCTCTGTCGAAGCACGTTTGTTTAGCCAATGTTGCTTGTTCTGACAATACCAATGGTGGCTCGGAGATTGATACAGAGTATTCCATGTCATATGTGAACTCAACAACTTCTATGGACTGTAACAATGATGAGGCTGAGATGAAAGAGGAATCATCCGGATCGTGCAGGGGCGAAGAGAAGATGACCTGTTTAGAAAGCCATCTTGATTTCATCTATGGGACTCAGAAACTAGAGGATTACTCAGAGAAAGACATTGAAAACATTCTCTatctcgatgatgaaggagaagaagtatACGAAGCTAAAGGATGTAGTAATGCTGCTAAGTTTGTTCTGTCCTCTGGGAGATGGCCGGTTAACCAAG ATTCTACTCTACATGACACAAAGAAGCCTACAATTGATCAAGAATTTGAACAATATTTCTCAACGCTAATGTTGTGA
- the LOC104782198 gene encoding protein FAR-RED ELONGATED HYPOCOTYL 1-like isoform X1, with protein MPEVELVNNNEKPSEISRFHHMIISSSKNALKMETVEEVSKKRKFQTDQTELSLLPLSKHVCLANVACSDNTNGGSEIDTEYSMSYVNSTTSMDCNNDEAEMKEESSGSCRGEEKMTCLESHLDFIYGTQKLEDYSEKDIENILYLDDEGEEVYEAKGCSNAAKFVLSSGRWPVNQADSTLHDTKKPTIDQEFEQYFSTLML; from the exons ATGCCTGAAGTGGAACTAGTTAACAACAACGAGAAGCCATCTGAGATTAGCAG GTTCCATCACATGATCATCAGTAGTAGTAAAAATGCGTTGAAAATGGAAACAGTTGAAGAAGTGAGCAAGAAGAGGAAATTTCAGACAGATCAAACTGAGTTATCATTGTTGCCTCTGTCGAAGCACGTTTGTTTAGCCAATGTTGCTTGTTCTGACAATACCAATGGTGGCTCGGAGATTGATACAGAGTATTCCATGTCATATGTGAACTCAACAACTTCTATGGACTGTAACAATGATGAGGCTGAGATGAAAGAGGAATCATCCGGATCGTGCAGGGGCGAAGAGAAGATGACCTGTTTAGAAAGCCATCTTGATTTCATCTATGGGACTCAGAAACTAGAGGATTACTCAGAGAAAGACATTGAAAACATTCTCTatctcgatgatgaaggagaagaagtatACGAAGCTAAAGGATGTAGTAATGCTGCTAAGTTTGTTCTGTCCTCTGGGAGATGGCCGGTTAACCAAG CAGATTCTACTCTACATGACACAAAGAAGCCTACAATTGATCAAGAATTTGAACAATATTTCTCAACGCTAATGTTGTGA
- the LOC104782199 gene encoding glucose-induced degradation protein 4 homolog: MPVRVVESNTPAQVSGTDPGNRSQLPPSSLLGAGQAFSGTQNVSNQQKEEAWRVNVQIQGIDLEHGYLCGTMEALNVPMADTPVITFWEGEIVDGKNYTFYTGKWEATREDDMRHWSKFPSFSPLQGQVESDGGRQLDLNNYPYIFMRWKEQYFVNVGTDCGLTIAGFYYVCFSCSDGSISGFYYDPNSSPFQKLELKTVNEGRSGFSFSSYELQ, from the exons ATGCCGGTGAGAGTCGTTGAGAGCAACACGCCTGCTCAAGTTTCAG GAACTGATCCTGGGAATCGATCACAGCTTCCGCCTAGTTCACTTCTTGGCGCTGGCCAG GCATTTTCTGGTACGCAAAATGTCTCTAATCAACAGAAGGAGGAAGCTTGGAGAGTTAACGTCCAGATACAGGGAATTGACCTTGAGCATGGCTATCTTTGTGGTACCATGGAAGCTCTAAACGTTCCCATGGCAGACACTCCT GTTATAACCTTCTGGGAAGGGGAAATTGTTGATGGAAAGAATTATACTTTCTACACCGGAAAATGGGAAGCCAC GAGGGAAGATGATATGAGACATTGGTCAAAGTTCCCATCTTTTTCGCCTCTTCAG GGACAAGTTGAGTCTGACGGTGGCAGGCAATTGGATCTTAACAATTACCCTTATATATTTATG AGGTGGAAAGAGCAATACTTTGTAAATGTTGGCACAGATTGTGGACTAACAATAGCTGGATTTTACTACGTATGCTTCTCCTGCAGTGATGGATCCATCAGCGGTTTCTATTATGATCCAAACAGCAG TCCGTTTCAGAAGCTGGAGCTTAAAACAGTAAACGAAGGAAGATCTGGTTTCAGCTTTTCTTCTTACGAGTTGCAATGA